Proteins encoded together in one Bactrocera neohumeralis isolate Rockhampton unplaced genomic scaffold, APGP_CSIRO_Bneo_wtdbg2-racon-allhic-juicebox.fasta_v2 cluster11, whole genome shotgun sequence window:
- the LOC126766193 gene encoding uncharacterized protein LOC126766193, translating to MCCFAKHSVWKSQLRTRARRLKMTQRLTGGGPNSKPMTDFEEMALSTFGSAAVDGMQNVQSLGLTPIEQTDECAISSPTGSPQQLCSQVDASPNPEHHTASPSTPSTYLSLENQDASTLVLSRSARNKLISTLIADIPKTNAAEEERRRKHREMMQAIQGLTSSITELIKTFNSNEK from the exons ATGTGTTGTTTTGCCAAGCACAGCGTTTGGAAAAGCCAACTGCGCACTCGAGCAAGGCGGTTGAAAATGACTCAAAGGCTCACAGGTGGAGGTCCAAATTCCAAGCCGATGACGGACTTCGAAGAAATGGCTTTGTCTACATTTGGCTCGGCCGCTGTAGATGGGATGCAAAATGTGCAAAGCCTAGGTTTAACGCCAATTGAGCAAACGGATGAATGCGCAATTTCATCACCCACGGGTAGTCCTCAACAATTATGCAGTCAGGTagatgcaagcccaaatcccGAACACCATACAGCAAGTCCATCGACACCATCTACGTATCTTAGCTTGGAAAACCAG GATGCTTCAACTTTGGTGCTATCACGAAGTGCACGAAATAAGCTTATCAGCACTTTGATAGCTGATATACCAAAAACGAATGCTGCTGAGGAAGAGAGGCGACGGAAGCATCGTGAAATGATGCAGGCCATTCAAGGCCTAACTAGTTCTATAACAGAACTTATAAAAACGTTTAAtagtaatgaaaaataa